From the genome of Scytonema hofmannii PCC 7110, one region includes:
- a CDS encoding DUF1823 family protein translates to MSNLPALTTETIWAILNEEIDDATVNQLVWHSLGYRYDSSTEQWDNTQVTPEWRSEYPEPPNFIESRPATVKLTRSIPPENKQLLKEKLGFKGYKIGEFGPRQTRRATAANWLLGISK, encoded by the coding sequence ATGTCTAATTTACCAGCCCTTACGACAGAAACTATTTGGGCTATTCTCAACGAAGAAATTGATGACGCCACAGTCAATCAGTTAGTTTGGCACTCCTTAGGCTATCGCTATGACTCGTCAACCGAACAGTGGGACAACACACAAGTTACACCCGAATGGCGCTCTGAGTATCCTGAACCACCGAATTTTATTGAAAGTCGTCCTGCAACAGTCAAGCTGACTCGTTCCATTCCGCCAGAGAACAAACAACTCTTGAAGGAAAAACTGGGCTTTAAAGGTTACAAAATCGGAGAGTTTGGACCTCGACAAACTCGCAGAGCAACAGCTGCAAACTGGTTATTAGGGATTTCCAAATAA
- a CDS encoding acylphosphatase, which produces MQNTTPQSKQVRAHVFISGRVQGVGYRYATVETATQLRLTGWVRNLPDGRVEAVFEGSQEVVDEIIRWCYEGPPAAMVKDVHIEYEQPEGLQGFQVRR; this is translated from the coding sequence ATGCAGAATACCACACCGCAGTCAAAGCAAGTTCGCGCCCATGTATTCATTTCTGGAAGAGTTCAAGGGGTTGGCTATCGCTATGCCACTGTGGAAACTGCTACCCAACTCAGATTAACAGGTTGGGTGCGGAATCTCCCCGATGGGCGTGTAGAAGCAGTTTTTGAAGGGAGTCAGGAGGTTGTAGATGAGATAATTCGTTGGTGTTATGAAGGTCCACCTGCTGCTATGGTGAAAGATGTGCATATAGAATACGAGCAACCAGAAGGGCTGCAAGGATTTCAAGTGAGGCGCTAA
- a CDS encoding proton extrusion protein PcxA, producing the protein MKDSFVKDKKIVSRDKLKKYLQSIYQWFTGTPERSLSEAYQAAQTIRNIEIEYFAGRKISPESATYSESAISYWQVQLERNLIIIKLRLTEFKIGNSLFNTSNSTFLEKLQFIDEILDKYNYKQEKPEQVSDESIVLKPQNSQINNVIENPINSSHDIEIRDESAFNKSGLLPRTIGRTFSRIQADFSSEAEETFVRNFRFSQNRTRMAVRFFLLLIIIPMLTQHFSKPLIEPIVARVRGENPNQIFLHHELEEEAFKELKTFEKKLQFQHFISQAPPISPESIEHQVKEKARELLKEFQAKSNSAISNVFADLLSLIAFALVIVTSQKEILVVKAFLDNIIYGLSDSAKAFLIILFTDTFVGFHSPHGWEVILDGLAEHIGLPANQSLISLFIATFPVILDTIFKYWIFRYLSRLSPSALATYKDMNE; encoded by the coding sequence ATGAAAGATTCTTTTGTAAAGGACAAAAAAATTGTTTCTAGAGACAAACTTAAAAAATATTTACAATCTATCTACCAATGGTTTACAGGTACACCAGAAAGATCTCTTTCAGAAGCGTACCAGGCTGCTCAAACCATAAGAAATATTGAGATAGAATACTTTGCAGGCAGGAAAATATCTCCCGAATCAGCCACTTATTCTGAAAGTGCCATATCTTATTGGCAAGTACAATTAGAAAGGAACCTGATTATTATCAAATTAAGATTAACGGAATTTAAGATAGGCAATTCGTTATTCAACACTTCTAACAGCACCTTTTTAGAAAAGCTACAGTTCATTGATGAAATTTTAGATAAATATAATTATAAGCAAGAAAAGCCGGAGCAAGTCAGTGATGAGAGTATAGTATTAAAACCACAAAATTCACAAATTAATAATGTCATTGAAAATCCAATAAATTCATCTCACGACATTGAAATAAGAGATGAATCGGCTTTTAATAAATCTGGTTTATTGCCTAGAACTATTGGTAGAACCTTCAGTAGAATTCAAGCAGATTTTTCCTCAGAAGCCGAAGAAACATTTGTGAGAAATTTTCGATTTTCTCAAAATAGAACAAGAATGGCGGTTAGATTTTTCCTCCTGTTAATCATTATACCAATGTTAACTCAGCATTTTTCTAAACCTTTGATAGAACCTATTGTTGCAAGAGTGAGAGGTGAAAACCCAAATCAAATTTTTCTTCACCATGAACTGGAAGAAGAAGCTTTTAAAGAATTAAAAACTTTTGAAAAAAAGCTTCAATTTCAACACTTTATCTCTCAAGCACCGCCAATTTCTCCAGAATCAATAGAGCACCAAGTGAAAGAGAAGGCTCGCGAACTACTTAAGGAATTCCAAGCAAAAAGCAACAGTGCTATTAGCAATGTTTTTGCTGATTTATTATCACTCATAGCTTTTGCTTTAGTTATTGTTACAAGTCAGAAAGAAATTCTTGTAGTAAAAGCTTTTTTAGATAATATTATTTATGGTTTAAGTGACAGCGCTAAAGCTTTTTTAATTATCTTATTCACAGATACATTTGTAGGTTTTCACTCACCTCATGGATGGGAGGTTATTCTAGATGGCTTGGCAGAACATATAGGGCTTCCAGCCAATCAGAGCTTGATATCTTTATTTATTGCCACTTTTCCCGTAATTTTAGATACTATATTTAAGTACTGGATATTCCGCTATCTCAGTCGGTTGTCACCTTCTGCACTAGCCACATATAAAGATATGAACGAGTAA
- a CDS encoding HEPN domain-containing protein, which produces MDKAKRILVQFWLKKAQRDLAAAQKLSSDLPDIAIYHCQQAAEKALKGFLILHDTDPGNTHNINILVKLASAFQPEFTTVLKEAGYLSQYNQTYRYPIEATEDFNPSPGELKKAFRLASEVYKNVMNSMPDEIVSDR; this is translated from the coding sequence ATGGACAAGGCAAAGCGCATCTTGGTACAGTTTTGGTTGAAAAAAGCCCAACGTGATTTAGCTGCTGCACAAAAGTTATCCTCAGATCTACCAGACATAGCTATTTATCATTGCCAGCAAGCAGCAGAAAAAGCTCTTAAAGGTTTTCTTATTCTCCACGATACTGACCCAGGAAATACTCATAATATTAACATCTTGGTAAAACTAGCTTCGGCATTTCAACCAGAATTCACAACTGTATTAAAAGAAGCAGGATATTTAAGCCAGTACAACCAGACATATCGATATCCAATAGAAGCAACAGAAGACTTCAATCCTAGCCCAGGAGAACTTAAGAAAGCATTTCGACTTGCATCAGAAGTGTACAAAAATGTCATGAATTCAATGCCAGATGAAATAGTCAGCGATCGCTAA
- a CDS encoding nucleotidyltransferase domain-containing protein, with translation MNINSDVITEVTRRLVAELHPEEIILFGSYAWGTPNKYSDLDICVIVDDGIPEFDRIDWGVRALNALEDLMVDVDVVVKTRSDVETFKTVPASLTRKIVEEGKLLYGQGKAHLGTVLVEKSPT, from the coding sequence ATGAACATTAATTCCGACGTGATTACTGAAGTAACCCGTCGTTTAGTAGCTGAACTCCATCCTGAAGAAATTATTCTTTTTGGCTCTTATGCTTGGGGAACACCGAATAAATACAGCGATCTAGATATATGCGTCATTGTAGATGATGGTATTCCAGAGTTCGATCGCATTGACTGGGGAGTACGAGCATTGAACGCTTTGGAGGATTTAATGGTTGACGTGGATGTTGTGGTAAAAACCCGTTCTGATGTGGAAACATTTAAAACAGTCCCTGCTTCCCTCACTAGAAAAATTGTAGAAGAAGGAAAATTGCTTTATGGACAAGGCAAAGCGCATCTTGGTACAGTTTTGGTTGAAAAAAGCCCAACGTGA
- a CDS encoding glycosyltransferase, with protein MIVKNEQTTLPKCLSSVKNLVDEIVVLDTGSTDSTPQIAKKFGAEVHHFEWCNNFSAARNEALKYVTGDWVLVLDADETLTQKIVPQLKEAIQREEYLLINLVRHEIGAEQSPYSLVSRLFRKHPEISFSRPYHALVDDSVSTLLNKEPHWQIGYLEGVAILHTGYQKDTIARQNKFAKAQAAMEEFFAAHPHDPYVCSKLGAVYVEQGKVIQGVELLARGVASAEDNYDILYELYYHLGIAYSRLQNIRQAIAHYQAAIKLPIYPILKLGAYNNLGALLKASGDLNGAKIAYETALKIEPSFTIGYYNLGMTLKAMNLFKDAIAAYQTAIQLNPKYAEAYQNLGVVLLKLGYVEDSLTAFRSAIALHEQHNPEEAKRLRQGLKEMGLINQ; from the coding sequence ATGATTGTCAAAAACGAACAAACAACGCTTCCTAAATGTCTGAGTAGCGTTAAGAACCTTGTTGATGAGATTGTTGTGTTAGATACAGGTTCAACAGATAGCACACCACAAATCGCTAAAAAATTCGGTGCTGAAGTACACCACTTTGAATGGTGCAATAACTTTAGTGCTGCTCGCAATGAAGCTTTAAAATATGTTACAGGTGATTGGGTTCTTGTACTGGATGCAGATGAAACTCTCACCCAGAAAATAGTACCGCAGTTAAAAGAAGCCATACAAAGGGAAGAATACCTGCTGATCAACCTGGTGCGCCACGAGATTGGTGCAGAACAATCTCCTTATTCCTTGGTTTCTCGACTATTTCGCAAGCATCCTGAAATCTCCTTTTCTCGCCCTTACCATGCTTTGGTAGATGATAGTGTATCTACACTTCTCAACAAGGAACCACATTGGCAAATAGGTTACTTGGAAGGAGTTGCAATTTTACATACAGGATATCAAAAAGATACCATAGCCCGACAAAATAAATTTGCTAAGGCACAAGCAGCAATGGAAGAGTTTTTTGCCGCTCATCCTCACGATCCCTATGTTTGTAGCAAACTGGGCGCAGTTTATGTCGAACAAGGCAAAGTCATACAAGGAGTAGAGTTACTAGCGCGAGGGGTTGCTTCTGCTGAGGATAACTACGATATTTTGTACGAACTTTATTATCATTTAGGTATTGCCTACAGTCGGCTGCAAAATATTAGACAGGCAATTGCTCACTATCAAGCTGCTATTAAACTACCTATTTATCCCATTCTAAAATTAGGAGCATATAACAATCTTGGTGCTTTGCTCAAAGCATCTGGAGATTTAAATGGTGCAAAAATAGCTTATGAAACAGCTTTAAAAATCGAGCCCAGTTTTACAATAGGATATTACAATCTTGGCATGACATTGAAAGCGATGAATTTGTTCAAAGACGCGATCGCAGCTTATCAAACAGCCATTCAATTAAATCCCAAATATGCCGAAGCTTACCAAAACTTGGGAGTTGTGCTACTAAAACTTGGCTATGTAGAAGATAGTTTAACTGCTTTTAGATCTGCGATCGCACTTCACGAACAACACAACCCCGAAGAAGCAAAACGACTGCGCCAAGGTTTGAAAGAAATGGGATTGATTAACCAGTGA
- a CDS encoding pyridoxal phosphate-dependent aminotransferase, with product MKLAGRVSQVTPSITLAIAAKAKAMKADGIDVCSFSAGEPDYDSPAHVKAAAQKALDDGKTKYGPAAGEPKLREAIARKLKTDNGLDYKAENVIVTNGGKHSLFNLMLALIESGDEVIIPAPYWLSYPEMVTLVGGISVIVSTDASTGYKVTPEQLRKTITAKTKLLILNSPSNPTGMVYTPDEIKAIAEIVVEKDILVVSDEIYEKILYDGAKHVCIGSLGEEIFARTIISNGFAKAYSMTGWRIGYLAGPLDLIKATITIQSHSTSNVCTFAQYGAIAALEGSQDCVEEMRQAFAQRRQVMLERLNAIPELTCAKPDGAFYLFPDISKTGLKSLEFCNALLEKEQVAVIPGIAFGADDNIRLSYATDMATIEKGMDRLERFLKGVIG from the coding sequence ATGAAGCTTGCAGGACGAGTTAGTCAGGTAACGCCTTCCATAACCTTAGCCATCGCAGCAAAAGCCAAGGCGATGAAGGCAGACGGTATAGATGTTTGTAGTTTTAGCGCCGGAGAACCAGATTATGACAGTCCGGCGCACGTCAAAGCTGCTGCACAAAAAGCCCTGGATGATGGTAAGACTAAGTATGGACCAGCTGCTGGAGAACCAAAGTTAAGGGAAGCTATTGCTCGCAAGCTTAAAACTGATAACGGTTTGGATTACAAAGCAGAAAATGTCATCGTCACCAATGGCGGTAAACATTCTCTGTTTAACTTGATGCTTGCCTTGATTGAATCAGGTGATGAGGTGATTATCCCAGCACCTTATTGGTTGAGCTATCCGGAAATGGTAACGCTTGTAGGTGGAATTTCAGTAATTGTCTCTACCGATGCTTCTACTGGTTATAAAGTTACTCCCGAACAGTTACGTAAAACGATTACCGCCAAAACGAAGTTATTAATTCTCAATTCGCCTTCCAATCCGACTGGGATGGTTTATACGCCAGATGAAATCAAAGCAATAGCCGAGATTGTCGTTGAGAAAGATATCCTTGTCGTTTCTGACGAGATTTACGAAAAGATTCTTTATGACGGTGCAAAACACGTCTGTATTGGTTCTTTGGGAGAAGAAATTTTTGCTCGAACCATTATTAGTAATGGTTTTGCTAAAGCTTACTCCATGACAGGATGGCGGATAGGATACTTGGCAGGACCTCTTGATTTGATTAAAGCAACGATTACCATTCAAAGCCACAGTACATCTAATGTATGTACTTTTGCTCAATACGGTGCGATCGCAGCTTTGGAAGGTTCCCAAGACTGTGTCGAAGAAATGCGCCAAGCTTTCGCACAACGGCGACAGGTGATGTTAGAAAGACTTAACGCTATTCCCGAACTCACTTGTGCCAAACCTGACGGAGCTTTCTACCTATTTCCCGATATTAGCAAAACAGGCCTAAAATCTCTGGAGTTTTGTAACGCCTTGCTAGAAAAAGAGCAAGTCGCAGTTATTCCAGGAATAGCCTTTGGTGCTGATGATAACATTCGCCTTTCCTATGCTACGGATATGGCAACTATCGAAAAGGGAATGGACAGATTGGAAAGGTTTTTGAAAGGAGTTATTGGTTAG